A genome region from Urocitellus parryii isolate mUroPar1 chromosome X, mUroPar1.hap1, whole genome shotgun sequence includes the following:
- the LOC113196948 gene encoding A-kinase anchor protein 17B has translation MTVTVVYDNSEATELCAAQHLYLKPIAKLMISVLLPESMDPVRPFSNWEVLDQLKSLICPDQFTTVRLSKSTKDFIRFEGEAETRSLVQILKAKLHGKIIKLNGLKTDLKVVATDALGEWEHFPREKEASLSDGAEEQDHDKSPDSIYFEGLPCKWFAPKGSSGEKPCEEIVRVVFESFGKIKNVDIPMLDPYREVMTGGSFGGFSFGLQTFEAFIQYQESTDFIKAMESLRGMKLMLKGDDGKALACNIKVMFDTTKHFSEGAVKRRNQERLKLQELEEERKKEKRREEEVAERKRKDEERRAHEKRKKARTRRRALKERDSHRSRKQKVKAKAEAPEEPDSSEEWQERKHMLAQRRVEALRLLRVLLRKISGSTQFNPQEVDITGPEAIYTLGNTLEILEEEEFNTQHLPNQEEMPKYQVAKSDNKQTQKIKKRNRVRLHQFSHCLRGKKLRYSIRKERTAKLLTDGYRLVSGQNSLKTTMIQGQSLEKEDHHSSNKSYSSRFSERDHGRKEKIYETDEFINYILNYYQTPKYARICLQPSHTTSTYQWHRDVHAKGNGFEINLRKRMPDSIIWSQIENMERREQVQEDDYCSKVCTQDPQDKPQNGGKVDYTKECSKRFKNDCKDTASETGDQLSPTDGKSHLLEKTHTDQVQDSKSQRKSQDSSPSSSVGLDVHLTDFLEEISSDSECFSETLSINEQEKQKSVTTYHGSPEKGTLDADEIITCEKKTRSSQQTSYSEWKRDGEEKYSKYKLKTPGKRSRNEPRCSWLKDESNSVNDEKNSSKKRRKMAPNYLFDEGYYHESSSSDQLEDITKKRRVSRGALDQNLNYRTSHVPITSKSANAFYLGYFPKRRMSPWKADYNQDARRLKRHENSKDLIFSSDNHHVRHNSQEHIDYGSYLANNYTSSLYFQMF, from the exons ATGACAGTCACAGTGGTATATGATAACTCTGAGGCAACAGAGCTCTGTGCGGCTCAGCACCTCTACCTCAAGCCCATAGCAAAATTGATGATCAGTGTATTGCTCCCAGAAAGTATGGATCCTGTGAGGCCCTTCTCTAACTGGGAAGTTCTTGACCAGCTAAAGAGCCTCATTTGCCCTGACCAGTTCACCACAGTTCGGCTCTCCAAGAGTACAAAAGACTTTATCCGATTTGAGGGTGAGGCTGAAACCAGAAGTTTGGTTCAAATCTTAAAGGCAAAGTTACATGGAAAGATCATCAAGCTAAATGGTTTGAAAACAGACTTAAAAGTAGTGGCTACAGATGCTTTGGGAGAGTGGGAACACTTCCCCAGGGAAAAAGAAGCTTCACTGAGTGATGGGGCTGAAGAGCAGGACCACGATAAGAGCCCAGATTCCATATATTTTGAAGGCTTGCCCTGTAAATGGTTTGCACCAAAAGGTTCCAGTGGGGAGAAGCCATGTGAAGAGATTGTTCGGGTAGTCTTTGAAAGTTTCGGGAAGATCAAGAATGTGGATATCCCTATGCTTGACCCCTACAGAGAAGTGATGACTGGTGGGAGCTTTGGGGGGTTTAGCTTTGGCTTGCAGACATTTGAGGCCTTTATACAGTACCAGGAGTCAACGGACTTTATTAAAGCCATGGAGTCCCTTCGAGGGATGAAGCTGATGCTTAAAGGTGATGATGGGAAAGCTCTGGCATGTAACATTAAG GTTATGTTTGACACAACCAAACACTTCAGTGAAGGAGCTGTAAAGAGGAGAAATCAGGAAAGGCTAAAATTACAAGAactggaggaagaaaggaaaaaagaaaagagaagagaagaggaagtggCTGAAAG aaaaagaaaagatgaggagAGGAGAGCCCACGAAAAGAGGAAGAAGGCCAGGACCAGGAGGCGAGCCCTGAAGGAGAGGGACAGCCACAGGTCAAGGAAGCAGAAAGTGAAGGCCAAAGCTGAGGCACCTGAGGAGCCAGACTCTTCAGAAGAATGGCAGGAGAGGAAGCACATGCTGGCTCAGAGGAGAGTTGAGGCCCTTCGATTGCTACGGGTACTCCTGAGGAAAATCTCG GGATCTACACAATTTAACCCACAGGAGGTTGACATTACAGGACCCGAAGCTATTTATACTCTAGGGAACACATTGGAAATTCTGGAGGAAGAAGAATTCAACACTCAGCATCTTCCAAATCAAGAAGAAATGCCAAAATACCAGGTTGCCAAGTCAGAtaataaacaaacacaaaaaataaagaaacgaAATAGGGTTCGCTTACATCAATTTTCTCACTGCCTTCGGGGAAAAAAGTTAAGATACTCAATTAGAAAAGAGAGGACTGCAAAATTATTAACTGATGGATACAGACTGGTCTCTGGCCAGAATTCCTTGAAAACTACAATGATCCAAGGTCAGTCTCTTGAAAAAGAAGACCACCACAGTTCTAATAAATCCTATTCTTCAAGATTCTCTGAGAGAGACCATGGCAGGAAAGAGAAGATCTATGAAACAGATGAATTTATTAACTATATATTAAACTATTATCAGACTCCAAAATATGCCCGTATCTGTCTACAACCAAGTCACACAACAAGCACATATCAGTGGCACAGGGACGTTCATGCTAAGGGAAATGGATTTGAGATCAATTTGAGAAAACGTATGCCTGACTCAATCATTTGGAGTCAAATCGAAAACATGGAAAGGAGAGAACAGGTTCAGGAAGATGATTACTGCTCAAAGGTATGTACTCAGGATCCTCAGGATAAACCACAAAATGGGGGGAAAGTAGATTATACCAAAGAGTGCtctaagagatttaaaaatgattGCAAGGATACAGCCAGTGAGACTGGTGATCAGCTGTCCCCAACTGATGGTAAAAGCCATCTCTTAGAAAAGACTCACACTGACCAGGTCCAAGATTCCAAATCCCAAAGGAAAAGTCAAGATTCTTCCCCCTCCAGCTCAGTAGGCTTAGATGTGCATTTGACAGATTTCTTAGAGGAAATTAGTAGTGATTCTGAATGCTTCAGTGAAACTCTTAGCATAAACGAACAGGAGAAACAGAAATCTGTGACCACATATCATGGTTCTCCTGAAAAAGGAACTCTTGATGCAGATGAAATCATTACCTGTGAAAAAAAAACTAGGTCAAGTCAGCAGACTTCATATTCAGAGTGGAAACGTGATGGTGAGGAAAAATACTCCAAATACAAGCTTAAGACACCAGGCAAGAGGTCTAGGAATGAACCGAGATGTTCATGGCTTAAGGATGAAAGCAATTCCGTTAATGATGAGAAGAATAGCagcaaaaagaggagaaaaatggcCCCCAACTACTTGTTTGATGAAGGCTACTACCACGAATCCAGTTCCAGTGATCAATTAGAGGACATCACAAAGAAGAGGAGGGTTAGTAGGGGTGCACTGGACCAGAATTTGAACTATAGAACCTCTCATGTGCCAATAACATCAAAAAGTGCTAATGCTTTCTATTTGGGatattttcccaaaagaagaaTGAGTCCTTGGAAGGCAGACTATAACCAGGATGCAAGAAGGCTTAAAAGACATGAGAATTCTAAAGATCTCATTTTCAGTTCTGATAATCATCATGTTAGACATAATAGTCAGGAGCACATTGACTATGGAAGCTATTTAGCAAACAACTACActagttctttatattttcaaatgttctgA